In Macadamia integrifolia cultivar HAES 741 chromosome 12, SCU_Mint_v3, whole genome shotgun sequence, the following are encoded in one genomic region:
- the LOC122057470 gene encoding salutaridine reductase-like has protein sequence MTGTNTNSASKRLAVVTGANKGIGLEICRQLASNGVAVVLTARDENRGVEAVEKLKGSGLSDVVFHQLEVTDPASIASLALFIKTQFGKLDILVNNAGVNGAIFDDAGLAAIMAVGDSQEVRAAKFKQLARQTCETGLECLQVNYYGTKKVTEALLPLLQLSDSPRIVNVSSSQGKLQRISHTWVKEVLSDIDGLTEERVDEALTKYLKDFREGLIDTQGWPAYSISKAALNTYTRILSKKLPKFRINCVGPGFVKTDLNCNTGEFTVEEGAAGPVKLALLTDDGPSGLFFYQKEVSSF, from the exons ATGACAGGCACCAACACAAACTCTGCATCAAAGAG ATTGGCAGTTGTTACGGGGGCCAATAAGGGGATTGGATTGGAGATATGTCGCCAGTTAGCCTCCAACGGTGTAGCAGTGGTTTTGACAGCCAGAGATGAGAACAGAGGTGTTGAAGCTGTTGAGAAGCTCAAAGGGTCTGGACTATCTGATGTGGTTTTTCATCAACTGGAAGTGACGGACCCTGCTAGTATCGCTTCCCTTGCTCTCTTCATCAAAACCCAGTTTGGAAAGCTTGATATCTTG GTGAACAACGCAGGTGTCAATGGAGCCATATTTGATGATGCTGGTCTCGCAGCAATAATGGCAGTGGGTGATTCT CAAGAAGTTAGGGCAGCTAAATTTAAGCAACTGGCAAGGCAAACTTGTGAGACGGGCCTGGAATGTCTACAAGTGAACTACTATGGCACCAAAAAAGTGACTGAagcacttcttcctctccttcagtTATCGGATTCGCCAAGAATTGTGaatgtttcttcttctcaagGGAAGCTACAG AGAATCTCACACACCTGGGTTAAAGAAGTGCTAAGTGATATAGATGGTCTCACAGAAGAGAGAGTGGATGAGGCACTGACCAAGTATCTAAAGGATTTCAGGGAGGGTTTAATAGATACTCAAGGCTGGCCTGCCTATAGTATATCCAAAGCAGCTTTGAATACCTACACAAGGATTCTATCAAAAAAGTTGCCCAAATTCCGGATAAATTGTGTTGGCCCGGGTTTTGTTAAGACTGACCTTAACTGCAACACAGGAGAATTTACTGTTGAAGAAGGTGCAGCAGGTCCTGTAAAGTTGGCTTTGTTGACTGATGATGGCCCTTCTGGGCTATTCTTTTATCAGAAGGAAGTGTCTTCTTTCTGA
- the LOC122057471 gene encoding cytochrome c-type biogenesis protein CcmE homolog, mitochondrial-like, producing MASRFCLRFRSRLQSTLSQFSAHRASPFIAVPESLLSITSPSNLSVIPVEFSFSSAGIRYLSTLNRQPVRKRTVDIGARARQLQNRRLWTYALTFSCIAGFIVIVLNNFQDQLVFYVTPTDAMEKYSTNPSKNKFRLGGLVLEGSVTQPASSPDMEFVVTDLITDILVRYQGSLPDLFREGHSVVVEGFVRPFSGEPKEKLASSARRVSAKALSGDCYFAATEVLAKHDEKYMPQEVAAAIEKNKAKIEAEAVAESGQGRARVA from the coding sequence ATGGCTTCCAGGTTTTGCTTACGATTCAGATCTCGTCTTCAAAGCACTCTTTCGCAATTCTCCGCCCATCGCGCCTCCCCCTTCATCGCCGTTCCTGAATCTCTACTGTCAATTACTTCTCCATCTAATCTTTCTGTCATTCCCGTCGAATTTTCCTTCTCAAGTGCTGGAATTCGGTATCTATCGACCCTCAATCGGCAACCAGTTCGCAAACGAACCGTTGACATCGGTGCCAGAGCTCGTCAGCTTCAGAACCGCCGCCTCTGGACTTACGCACTCACCTTCAGTTGCATAGCCGGGTTTATTGTAATCGTCTTGAACAATTTCCAGGACCAATTGGTGTTCTATGTCACACCTACTGATGCCATGGAGAAGTACTCTACAAACCcttcgaagaacaagttcaggTTAGGTGGGTTGGTTCTGGAAGGGAGCGTGACCCAGCCGGCTTCGTCTCCTGATATGGAGTTTGTGGTCACAGACTTGATCACTGATATCTTGGTACGTTACCAGGGTTCACTCCCTGATTTGTTTAGGGAAGGGCACTCTGTGGTTGTTGAGGGATTCGTTCGTCCATTCTCGGGGGAGCCTAAGGAGAAGCTGGCATCGTCAGCGAGGCGTGTGTCTGCTAAGGCCTTGAGTGGAGATTGTTATTTCGCGGCAACTGAGGTTCTCGCGAAGCACGACGAGAAGTATATGCCACAGGAGGTTGCCGCGGCGATAGAGAAAAATAAAGCCAAAATTGAGGCCGAGGCCGTGGCCGAGTCTGGGCAAGGAAGAGCCAGAGTAGCTTGA
- the LOC122057469 gene encoding (+)-neomenthol dehydrogenase-like: protein MTGTNTNSASKRLAVVTGANKGIGLEICRQLASNGVAVVLTARDENRGVEAVEKLKGSGLSDVVFHQLEVTDPASIASLALFIKTQFGKLDILVNNAGVNGAIFDDAGLAAIMAVGDSQEVRAAKFRQLVRQTCETGPECLQVNYYGTKKVTEALLPLLQLSDSPRIVNVSSSQGKLQNISVTWAKDVLSDTDGLTEERVDEAVNKYLKEFKEGLIETKGGPAYCMSKAVLNAYTRILSKKFPKFRINCVCPGYVKSDFNLNTGKFTIEEGAAGPVKLALLPDDGPSGLFFFQKEVTSFD from the exons ATGACAGGCACCAACACAAACTCTGCATCAAAGAG ATTGGCAGTTGTTACAGGGGCCAATAAAGGGATTGGATTGGAGATATGTCGCCAGTTAGCCTCCAACGGTGTAGCAGTGGTTTTGACAGCCAGAGATGAGAACAGGGGTGTTGAAGCTGTTGAGAAGCTCAAAGGGTCTGGACTATCTGATGTGGTTTTTCATCAACTGGAAGTGACGGACCCTGCTAGTATTGCTTCCCTTGCTCTCTTCATCAAAACCCAGTTTGGAAAGCTTGATATCTTG GTGAACAATGCAGGTGTCAATGGAGCCATATTTGATGATGCTGGTCTCGCAGCAATAATGGCAGTGGGTGATTCT CAAGAAGTTAGGGCAGCTAAATTTAGGCAACTGGTAAGGCAAACTTGTGAGACGGGCCCGGAATGTCTACAAGTGAACTACTATGGCACCAAAAAAGTGACTGAagcacttcttcctctccttcagtTATCGGATTCGCCAAGAATTGTGaatgtttcttcttctcaagGGAAGCTACAG AACATCTCAGTCACCTGGGCTAAGGATGTGCTAAGTGATACTGATGGCCTCACAGAAGAGAGAGTGGATGAAGCAGTGAACAAGTATCTTAAGGAATTCAAGGAGGGTTTAATAGAAACTAAAGGCGGGCCTGCATATTGCATGTCCAAAGCAGTTTTGAATGCCTACACAAGGATTCTATCAAAAAAGTTTCCCAAATTCCGGATAAATTGCGTCTGCCCAGGTTATGTCAAATCTGATTTTAACCTCAACACAGGGAAATTTACTATTGAAGAAGGTGCAGCAGGTCCTGTTAAGTTGGCTTTGCTGCCTGATGATGGCCCTTCTGGGCTATTCTTTTTCCAGAAGGAAGTGACTTCCTTTGATTGA